From the genome of Halichoerus grypus chromosome X, mHalGry1.hap1.1, whole genome shotgun sequence:
cttctaaaagtttggtattttacatttaggcctatggtcaactttgagttaatttttctataaggGGTCCCCTGAAAGGATTTTGAAAAGCTCTTTATTCCAACCACTCAACACACACAAGGGCATTTCGAAGTTGACATCTACAGTATTTCAACAGATGTTTAAACAGTTGCAAAGGGTGTAATTTCTGGCGTACCGCTACCCACTGCTTAAAAGCCCAACAACTGTGATACCACCTTTCACTTGAGGCCAGCGGCCTCAAAATCCCCTGGTGACCCGATGCCCGTGTCCATCTCAAACTCTGCTGCTGGCTCTTCTTTCCACGTTCCCTTTGGAGGTGAGtccttttcttcctgcctccGCCTGTCGTCTGCCGCCCCTCAGAGACGTCTCCCGGTGCCGTCCTTCTCCAGGTGGGCAGGCTTTCATTACTCGGACACTGCACTTCTCTGAAGCACAGACGtatttaaatgacatttcttaTTATCACCTGCGACCACAGGGCTCGGACGATACATGCACTGGCAGTGGGTCAGACATGTTGATGCATAATTATTAGACAAGCAAGTAAGACGGGGCTCCTGTTTGTGTCAGCTAGTCCAGGTGTCTGCAAACAAAAGAGGCCTTCCGGTCAACGTGAGGTGGGGCTCACCGTTGGTTCCGGTCCTAGGAAACCCTGTTCACAGAGATGAGCAAGCTGCCGAGTGCTGGGGCCCCTGGAAGCTTCTTGAGTGAACTGGGGGGATGATTGGGAAAGCGGGGTGGGAACAGGAACTGGAGGGGCCCTTGCAGACTTACCAAGTTTTGGACAGAGACATGTGGCAGCTGAGTTCTGGAAAGATGATTTTGAAAAACCTCTGTCTGCCCTGTGGACCCTCTTAAAAGACTTTGCATCATGCCAGGGCCTACAGACCCCTGCCGAGATAGCTTCCGCAGGCCATCCCTGGGCCCTGTAACTCCATGAAGCCTCTGCAGCACTGGCCCGTATGGATGTGCTCCTGTCAGCAGCCAGGACACCTGTTCCCCCATCCCTGGCGGGGCCCAGACCCCCTAGGCGGAGGGCCAGGACTGAGATGGAACTGGATGGGAAGAATCCAGTCACTGTTGGGATGAAGGATTGAATTCAGTCACCTGCCACTCATTTCCCTGAGCTGGGTCAGCAGAGACACTTTCTGGGAGTGGATGCATTGATGAGGAAGACAAGACAGAGAAGGTGATATTGCAATGATGGATCTTCTGAAGACAGGGCAGGCAGGGTGATGTACTAGAGACTGGGCTGGGCCGGCAGGGCAGGCCTGTTTGAGAGGTGAAATTTGAGCTGAGATTTGATTGAGGGAGCAAGCCAAGCAGATATCTGAgtgaagagcattccaggcagagaggcagtgagtgcaaaggccctggggcaggtgtatgtgtggtgtgtttgACGGCCAGTTAGGAAGCCAGCGTGGTTAGAGTTCGTTAGAGCTAGTTGAGCAAGGGGGAAAGTGGGTGAAAAGTGGCCAGGGCAATGATAGGGAAGGAGGACCAATCACGCAGAGCCCTTAGGCCACTGTAAGGACTTGTGCTTCGACTCCTGGTGACATGGAGAGCTGTGGGAGGGTCTCGAGGCTGGGTGAAATGATCTCAATATAGGAAATGCTCtggctgctcagtggggaagagACCGTGGGTAGGAGGGGTGAAGGGTGGGGTTAGAGGGCAGAAGGAGCTCAGGTGCTCAGGCCAGGGTGACAGAAGTGGcggtggcagggctggggctagGGAAGAGATGTGAAGGCACGCAGAGAGCCATGTCAACATGTGGGTGAAGAGACTTCCGGATAGAGAACACCGgtggtgcaaaggccctggggccggCCCAGTCAGGCCGCCTAGGGCCTGGAGACGGCGGGAACCGGCATGAATGACCGAGGAGGGAGGCGGTGGCGGCCAGCACCGGCCAATTGCCTTACAAGGCGCCCTGCAGCGCCGAGGCAGCAGCGCTAGGCCACCGCATGCTCGGTCGCCAGCGGCCGGCGGGGGCGCGCGCGGAGGGGGCGGGTCcggcggggcgcgggcggggggctCGGCGCGGCGGCCACTGCGCGAGGCGACGCTGCAGTTTCGGCTCCAGGTCCGCACCCGGCGCTCCCGGGCGCGGGCGCGCGCGGGCGGGGGCGCGTGGGATTCCGGGCCACGGCCGCCGCAGCCCCCGCGCCCCCCCGCGCGCACCTGTCAAGCCCGGCGCGGCCCACGCACCTCGGGACGTGGGAGGCCGAGGCTGCCGAGTCCCTCCCGCCCGGAGGCTCCCGGGGCCGGGCTGCACTCGGGCGGCCGCGTgggtggccgtggccgtggccgtggcagGCGGCTGGGCGCGGGGGTCGCAGGTGCATCTCGGGAGGGTTGGTGGCCTGAGTGGCGCGTGCCTGTGAGCGCTGGGCCGTGGGTGGCAGGTCTAGGAccgggggcgtgggggggggcgTCTGTGGGCGCTGTGGCTGGGGGTGGGCCcggaggggacggggtgggggtgcACGGAGCCTTCTGGAAGGCGGCCGATCGCGGCTGACTCGGTTgtgtggaggcagagagggggtgTCTGGGTGCTGATCGCCGTCGGGGTGCCAGGGTGGGGGGCACCAGATCGCTGCCTCGTATCTGGGCGGGGAGGAGTGTATGCGGTGGCCTCGCTCCGAGTCGCCCACCTGGGAGTGCGAACctgggcggtgggggaggggagagatggaTCCGGGCTGGGGCTGGTTTCTGTGTTTCTCAGCAGGGCTGCCACTGAGGGTGGCTTCGCCCAGGGGGcccccctccatctctccccGACCCCCACAGACATGCTGCTGCTCAAGAAACAGACGGAAGACATCAGCAGCGTCTATGAGATCCGGGAGAAGCTCGGctcgtgagtgtgtgtgtgtcggcGAATGTGCTGTGTGTGCGTATGTCAGGGAATGAGTgagtgtgggggggcgggggggccatGGGACCGGGAGGACCTCCCCATCTtctgcttccccacccctccccctcctttcctcccctttgcctttccccctccccgcccccccatctcTGCCTCAGGGGCGCCTTCTCTGAGGTGGTGCTGGCCCAGGAGCGGGGCTCCTCACACCTTGTCGCCCTCAAGTGCATCCCCAAGAAGGCCCTTCGAGGCAAGGAGGCCCTGGTGGAGAACGAGATCGCAGTGCTCCGCAGGTGCGTGCCAGCCCCTGGCCAGGCTGCCCGCCGCGGAGGAGCGCCCCGGGGGAGAGCGCCCTGCCTTTTCTGCGGCCCCAGGAACTCCTGGCCTGGGGCTCTGCCTTGCTGGACCTGGCCCGGGTGGCCTGTGGtagggaaggggggcagaggagggaggaagagaagaggaaggcttccccggtgggggggggtgggggggcaggacaAAGCCCTCCTAGACCCTGAGAGGCCCACAGGGGGCTGTGGTGGCCCATGAGGGCCTTTTTCTTGCCGTTGCAGGGTCAGCCACCCCAACATCGTGGCTCTGGAGGATGTCCATGAGAGCCCTTCCCACCTCTACCTGGCCATGGAGCTgtgaggagggcagggcaggctggggTGGCCGGGGCTGGGCGGTGAGTGTGGGGCCGATGGGGCTGAAGTAGCTgagccccccactccccccagggTGACAGGGGGCGAGCTGTTCGACCGCATCATGGAGCGTGGCTCCTACACAGAGAAGGATGCCAGCCACCTGGTGGGCCAGGTCCTCGGTGCTGTCTCCTACCTGCACAGCTTGGGCATCGTGCACCGAGACCTCAAGGTGCCTGCCCTCCCGCCTGCCCGCCTGCGCCTTGCCCGGCGCCCCTGCGCACCAAGGGTCTGGGGGACTGGAGGGTGCCCGGCACCGGGGCCATGCCGGGGCTGACCTGGCACCTTTCCTGGTGCCCGTGTATCACAGCCTGAAAACCTCCTCTATGCCACGCCCTTTGAGGACTCCAAAATCATGGTCTCCGACTTTGGCCTCTCCAAAATCCAGGCTGGCAACATGCTAGGCACCGCTTGTGGGACCCCGGGATATGTGGGTCAGTGAGGGGGGCCACCCCGAGGCTCGctgggggctggcgggggggcCCGGGGGACACCGCGGGAGCCGTGTGCCGGGGGCAGGGTAGGTGGTGGGTCACTCCTGGGGTTAACTAGGCCGAGCCCAGCAGCACTGAAGGCGTGGTGCGTGTGCGTGCGGGTGTGTGTCCGTCTGTctctggcccccagccccggAGCTCTTGGAGCAGAAACCCTACGGGAAGGCTGTGGATGTGTGGGCCCTGGGTGTCATCTCCTACATCTTGTGAGTGACCCCTGGGAAGGCTCCTCTTCTGCTTGCCTGCTTTCTGCTGGGTTGGGGAGGGCTGGGCAGCTGGGTGATTCATGTGTGGGTGCCAGGCTGTGTGGGTACCCCCCTTTCTACGACGAGAGCGATCCTGAACTCTTCAGCCAGATCCTGAGGGCCAGCTACGAGTTTGACTCTCCCTTTTGGGATGACATCTCGGAATCAGGTGAACTTGAAGCTGGCCCCGAGCTCAGGGAGGGGGGAGTGACGAGGGGAGTGGGGATGCGGTGGGCTGACCTGGCATCCCAACTCCAGCCAAAGACTTCATCCGGCACCTTCTGGAGCGAGACCCCCAGAAGAGGTTCACCTGCCAGCAGGCTTTACAGCATCTTTGGTGAGTGGGACCCGTGCCAACCTGTCCTGGTACCAGAGGGACCACACCCTCAGAGACTCCCCCACCAGTGATCCTTGGCCTCCCCCTAGGATCTCTGGGGATGCGGCCTTTGACAAGGACATcctgggctcagtcagtgagCAGATCCAGAAGAATTTTGCCCGGACCCACTGGAAGGTcagtgtggggaggggcctgtggaCCTGGCTTGAGGctgcgtccccccccccccccgccgcccctcaGAGGGATGGCCTGGGCTGCCAGTGGCCTCTTTGGTCCTCGAAGTCTGGGGGCCATGGCCGGTGCATGGCCTGACAACCCTCTCTCCCCACAGCGAGCGTTCAATGCCACCTCCTTCCTGCGCCACATCCGCAAGCTGGGGCAGAGCCCAGAGGGTGAGGAGGCCTCGGAGAGGAGGATGGCCCGCcacagccaccctggcctccagTCCGGCCAGCCCCCCAAGTGGTGATGCCCAGGTGTGTGAGTGTGGGCCCTGCACCCACTGGGAGCTGACTCCTGAGTGCCCTTAGAAGGGGGTGGGCTCTGTGTGGCCAAGAACTAAGCGGGCCAgaccccacagagcagagagctgaGGGCAGAAAGGGTAGACAGAGGAAAGGAGCTGGGGTTCCCACAGAAGCAGACACTAGAGGCCAGTGGGGGCTGGTGACTGAGGGGACCATGAAGATCCGTGAAGCGCCTGGTGCCGAGACCCAGTGGCTACTGCTGCTGAGAGCTGTGACCGGGAGCGGGGGGTGCGGGGCAGGCTGGGGGCCTCTCCTGACGACCTCCTTCTCTGcgcttctctgtccctctccccccaggcAGATGCTGTGGCTGAGTGCATTGACTCCTGGATTCCCTTCCCATGGGTGGACCCTTTCAgtcctctttccccacccccaggaccccGGGCTGGCCTCACTGGAAAGTTGGAGATGTGTGGGTGTGGTGCATGGCACTGGGGCAGGAGTGGGACTCACCCATCTGCCACCCAGGCTCTGCCCCCGCCTAGGGGCTGGCGGGGTGTGTCCACAGGGACTCCCCTCCACTGTCACCACCACACCCCCTCTAGGAGCCAAAGAGGCTTCCAGGGGCAGCTCTTCCTGCACGCCGTTCTGTGCTTTGCTGACTGTGGTGGTCCCGCTTTGTGTCATGGTCCTCCAGCCCCCCTCTAGTTTTCCTCAAATCAATAAAGACAGACAGAGCAATGGGCCCATggtgagctggagggaggggtgagggacgGGGATGGGGGATGAGTGTGGAGGGGATGGATGTCACCTGTGGGAAGGAAACCAAGGAGGCAGGCCCACTGCCCACAGGACCCCACCATGAGACCTCACCCACTGCCACCTGAACGTCTGTTCCCTCCCATCATGGCAGGCAAGCTCCCGGCTGTTCAAGAAtttcctgtccctgtccccccaAGTGCCAGCAGGAGGCGGCCTGGCCGGCCAGCTCTGCCAGCCTAGAGGTCAGCCTGCATGTGGCTCTGGCTCCTTGGGAGAAAATGGAGGCACCTCAGGCCTTGTGGGCTGCCAGCCGAGGGGGGTGGCGGGAGGCTGAACTGGTCCGAGGAGCACCGTCTCCGGTCCCCTGGGGGTGGGCTGCAGGGACGGGCTCACAGGCAAGTGGAGGCCCAGTGACCAGAGCCCTGGGCTGTCTCCTCCaacctctcccttccttcccccacctttcCACGGCCCTGGCCCGACAGGGAGCATTGCCAGTGGGCACCTTCTTGGGCAGAAGGTACCGCCGTGtcagaaggtggaggaggagctCCTCAGCCAGGAGAGGGGGCCATCGGGGGCTCAACAGCGGCCCTGCCCTGTGGCTTTGGAGTCCTCGCGctccagggtgggggaggggagggcatgaTGCTCCTGGGATGGGGAGCTGCCATGCGACATCCACGCTGGGTTGGTGATGGCTTCCGGTGTGAAGACTGGTGGCCAGTCCTCTGGTCTGTGtggcccctgcccctggcaaccccATTCTGGGTGGACCAGGGCTCCGGAGTCCTGCCTTCCGGGACCCCAAGCCTCTCCTGGTGCTAACCAGAGCAGAGGAAGCACCCTCAGAGTTCTGGGCAAGCTGGCCACCCTTTCCTCCCCATTgactcctgcccctgctccctgccgGCCCCCGCTGCGGAGCATGGTGGAGGAGACCCTTCTCCTTGACATTTAGGACCCAAAGGGAGGCAGTGAGGCCCAAGCAGGGCTGGCCAGGGTCTCGGTGGGAGCTGGGCGGTGgacgggcggggtggggggtggggtgcaggtgaGGCCGGTGGCAGTGTTTGGGGTTGGCCCCGGGGGGCCTGGCTTCCACTGACAAGAACAGCTGCGCCCAGGTGCGAATGGGCACATCCCGGGGTGGGCATGCCCGCCCGCTCATTCCCAGGCACACAAGCCCCTCTGGAGCTTCCTTCTCCtagcttcctcccacccccttcctgcttcatattgcccccacccccccatgggCCCCTGAGCCCAGGGCAAGTCTGGAGGGTGGTGGGCAGCTTCCTCTTCTGTCCCCATGGCCGCTTCTAGGTCATTCTTCGCTCCAGGCTTTTGGGTCACCCAGCCCAGTCCTACCATGcctgctctcctttctctgcccaCAGTCCAGGGGACCTCGGGCAGCCAGTGCCATGGCCAGGCCTCAACAGCTTGGTCTCCCCACCTCCAATGACCTGTTTGGCCTCTCCTTAGCTCCCACTTGGGCCCTTGTCATCTCCTGTCCTGACACCTCTGACGTCTTCACCCTGGGCTCTCACGGCACCTACTTGTTCTTGTTTTGTCCATCAAATATCGATTGGGCCTCTACTTTGTGCCAGCCGTTGGGCCCAGCACGCAAGGTGCCTGGCCTGGTGAAGGAGGCCCTGTAAGGGAGGGGGCGAGCTTACTCGGATGATAGGAACGACCTGCGTGGGGAGGGTAGCGTGCTGCCCGCTCAGGGAGGCCTGACCACTGCGCCGCGGGGGCTGAAGCTCCGCCTGCCCCGACGCGGGGTGCAATTTGGCCTCCGACCGGCAGGCGGCGCCACGACCACATCTAAAAACATCCATCAAGCCTCCCAGTTCTTCACCACCTGGGGCAGCTGCTCAAAACTAttcctctcccccactgccctcctccccactgctccccccccccccgaaatcGGGCCCTGGTGCAGTCCTCACTTGGGGGAGAAAGTCCTGCACTTTCCATCTGGGAGCCCGGAGATAGGGGGACCTCCAGGGCAGACAGGGCCGGCATCCTTCATCCATCCGAGGCCTTCCCATCAGAGGGGGGCAGTTCGTGAGAGAAAATCTTTGGGTTGCCTCGGTGCCTAGGACGTAGGTCTTGCTGTCTGGGAGAGAGACTGGTGCAGCCAGAGGcaagagctgggggtgggggggatggagagggagctTGGGCGGGGGGGCTCTGTGAGAGCATTTCAGGCTTAGGGAACAGCAGGTGCTCAGGCCTGGCGGGGTAAGAGCTGGACCTTAGTCTGTGAGCAGTGGTGAGTCACTGGAGGGGTAGCGGGTGCTGAGCTTGGGCAGCTGGAAAAGTTGGGCACTGTGAGTTGGGAGCAGGGTCCAGTGGGCTGGCCTCTTCCCAGCTGTCAGGGACCATTCCAGAAATGAGAGGAAGCTGTTGTCCTGGTTCTGGACCACACAGGGTGCGCCACACACTCTGTCTTGGAGCAAACCTGCGGGTGACAGGGTTTCTGGAGATGCTCAACCTGTGGGTCCACGCTGGGGATGGGGAGACTGGGTGAGGAAGGGTGGGGATGGTACTGGGAGCTCTTTAGGAGTCAgtgatcagttggggtggggaacgAAGGAGATGGTTCCCAGGTGGCGCATGCGTTTGGGGCCATTTACCAAGAAGGTTCAATGGGCTGTGTTTGGGTAAGAGACAAGGTCGGTTTTGGACATGGTGAGTTTGAGGTGCCTGAAGGGGCACCAAAATAGAGCAAAAGAGACTATATTTCATCTTCCTTTGCAGATGTGGATCTAGCTTTATATTGAGCATTGCCGTGTGCCAGGCAATGTTGCAGAGAGCTTCGTATGTATTAACTCAAACCTCTccttatcatctccattttacatgtgcggaatctgaggcacagagaggccaagCGCCTGAGCCACGGCCACACAGCCTTCTGCTTTACCCCCTGACTGCCTCTGTGCAAATGCGGAGGGCTCACTGGGAATATGAGGGTGCGTGGGGACTTGAGGAAAAGACGGGGGGGTCTTCACGCCTTCTCTGTGTGAACGCATGCTGTCAGTGTGAGGAAGAAGGGGGAGCCCTGGGCCTCGGCTCCATTTCATTACAGTCCCTGGGAAATGGGAACCTGGAGGTCTTTCCACAGCGCCAGAGGTAGAGTGTGCAATCTGAGCCCTGGAAAGACCCCTCTGGAGTTCAATGTGAGAGATGGGGCAGGACTGGTGGCAGGGACACATGTCTGAGGGGCCACCCACTTGGGAGGCAAGGCAAGAGATGGAGAGAGCCTGTGCCCAGGCAGCTGAAGCGGGACTGGAAAGATGGAGATCACTTGTCGTGGGCTAAATGGAGGGGGAAGGTGTGAAGGAGTCGAACCCAGGAGTGAAGCAGGCTTATTCAGGAGGTGAAGGGACCAGGCAGGACTCAGCCCTTCCTGCCAGCCACTTGGTGGCACATGGCACATGGCAGCCGTGTTCTCTACCCAATCCCAGTTTAGTCCAGGCAGCCCTGCCTCCATCCCTGTCTCCTCAGGTGGACAAGACAGGAAGTGTGAAGTGtttgggaaataataaataacctGCTTTGGTTGGTTGAGGGCAGTTGTGACCAGTGGCTAGAGATTGGCCTGGAAAGTGAACTTTCTCAAGAGGGCGCTGGGGAGCCGTTGGAGGGCTACTTGTAGGCAGGGCAGTGACAGGATTAGATTTTTGCTTTAAGAGAGGTTTTCGGTATTTCTCAACCCTATCTGGCCTTTtgggataaatataaaaatctcatcTCCAGATCTCGTCTCCAGGCCCCatggagatttttaaaacatgtttcttagagggagagagagagagagtgtgtgtgcacgagtagtggggagagggagagagagactccccaGCAGGCTATACCCTCAGTttggaggctgatgcggggcttgatcccaggaccccgagatcatgacccaagccaaaatcaagagtcagacgctcaaccaatggagccactcaggcgccccgaggtgTCATGGAGATGTTGATAGTTCTCCTCATTGCCAGGGAGCCAAGCCTGCCTCACATGATGCCCTGAGTAGAGGCCTGATGGCTCTTTCTCAGTTTATCCTTATACTTCCTTCAAgtattgctttatgtatttttaagttaggTTATTAAGTGCAGATGAATTTTGAATTGCTACATATTTCAGGTGAGttgaatattttatcaaaatgtaGTGACATGCATTACTACTGTAATGCTTCTGCCTTATTAAAGTCTATTTGCCTGACAGTAACATAGCAACTAtaactttcttttggttaatatttgTCTGGTATATCTTGTTTAAtccttttcttttcagagttagaatttgttttattttatggagatataattcacatattgtAAAATCGACCCTTTAAAATGTACAACTgattggtttttagtatatttacaaagGTGTGCAGCAGTCACCACGatctaattccaaaacattttcattaccccccCAAAAACCCTGTAGCCATTAGTGGTCAATCCCCATTTTCCCCAACACCCCTActcccccaagcccctggcaaccgtTCTAATCTacattctgtctctgtggatttgcctattctgatatttcacataaatgcagTCATACAATATATgaccctttgtgtctggcttcttatGTTTAGCATAATGTGTTTGAGGTCATCCACATTATAGCATGTAAGagtacttcatttccttttgatagctgaatgatgttccattgtatggatagaccacattttgttaatcCATGCATCccctgatggacatttgggttgtctccaccttttggctattgtgaataatgctgctatgatcaTTTCTATGCAAGGTTTTCTATGGACGTATATTTTCAGTTATgttatttgatagaattcacctgtgaagacTTCTGGGCTTGGATTTTCTCTGTGGgaacattaattaattattttattattttatttttaaaaagattttatttatttgggggagatagagagagtgcacaatcacgagcaggggaagagtagagagagaagctgactccccactgagcagggaccccgaggcagggctcgatcccagggctcctggaccatgacctgagccaaaggcagatgcttcactgactgagccacccaggtgcccctattattttaatcccagtatagttaacatacagtgctatattagtttcaggcgtacaatatagagattcaacaGTTGCATATACCACCCGGTgatcatcacgacaagtgcacttcttaatccctgTTGTCTGTTttacccatcccaccacccacctcccctctggtaagcatcagtttgttctcagataaaagtctgtttcctggtttatgtctctctctccctttattttgcttggtttttgttttgttttgtttttgtttcttaaattccacatatgagtgaaatcatatggtatttgtctttctctgactgactaatttcacttagcataataaccctctagctccatccgcgttgttacaaatggcaagatttcattctttttgatggctgagtaagattccactgtgtatatatgccacatcttcttcatccattcatctattgatggatacttggaccgtttccataatttggctattgtaaataacgctactgtaaacataggggtgcatgtattcctttgaattagtgttttttttgtattttgggggttaATATCCAGTGgtgcgattactggatcatagggtagctctatttttaactttttgaggaacctccacactgttttccacagtggctgcaccagtttgcatttctaccaacagtgcaagagggttcctttttcttctcatcctcaccaacccttgtttcttgtgttgttgattttagccattctgacaggtgtgagatgatatctcattgtagttttggtttgcatttccctgatgatcagcgatgttgagcatcttcttatgtgtctattggccatctggatgtcttctttggagaaatgtctattcatttcttctgctgTGGAACAatttaaattactaattcaatttatttgcttattataagtctattcagattttctatttcttttaaagtcaattttggttatttgtttcttttgaagaatttgtccatttcatctgaaTTGTCTAATTTGTTGCCATAAAGTTGTTCAAAACATTGCCTTAGAATCCTTCAAATTTCTGTAAGTCAGTAGTAATGTCCCCCTTTTCATTCTTGATCTTGGTaatcttttttcttgattagtctagGTTTAGTTGatcttttcagttttcaaagaacaaacttttgttcttttcaaagaacaaacttgttttcatcagttttctctatttttcttctgttttctatttcaatcATTTCTACACTAATCTTATGTTGGCTtgctttggatttagtttgctttcctttcctaAGTTATTAAGGCAGATCCCTAGGCTGTTGACttgagacatttctttttttgctggtTGAGGCATTTAAATAGCTTTAAATTTCCTcctaagtactgctttagctgcattccacaattttgatatgttgaattttcattttcattctgttcaatgtattttataatttcccttgtaattttttctttgacttgtgggttatttagaagtgttttgttcaatttccaaatatttttgaatttcctagatgtctttctgtttttgatttctaatttaattctgttgtgttcagagaacatattttgtattatttcagtCGTTTTACATGTATTGAAATTTGTCTTATGGTCTAAGTTATATTCtgtcctagaaaatgttccatacATATTTGAAAAGAGTGAGTACTCTGTATTTGTTGAGTGGAGTGTTCCATAGATTTTAGTTAGGTCAGCTTTGTTGATAGTGTTGTTTAAGATTTCtgtatcttggggcgcctgggtggctcagttggttaagtatctgcttttggctcaggtcatgatcccaggatcctgggatcaagccccacattgggatccccactcagtgggggggtctgcttctccctttccctctgcccctcctccctgcttgtgttttctctctctct
Proteins encoded in this window:
- the PNCK gene encoding calcium/calmodulin-dependent protein kinase type 1B isoform X1: MLLLKKQTEDISSVYEIREKLGSGAFSEVVLAQERGSSHLVALKCIPKKALRGKEALVENEIAVLRRVSHPNIVALEDVHESPSHLYLAMELVTGGELFDRIMERGSYTEKDASHLVGQVLGAVSYLHSLGIVHRDLKPENLLYATPFEDSKIMVSDFGLSKIQAGNMLGTACGTPGYVAPELLEQKPYGKAVDVWALGVISYILLCGYPPFYDESDPELFSQILRASYEFDSPFWDDISESAKDFIRHLLERDPQKRFTCQQALQHLWISGDAAFDKDILGSVSEQIQKNFARTHWKRAFNATSFLRHIRKLGQSPEGEEASERRMARHSHPGLQSGQPPKW
- the PNCK gene encoding calcium/calmodulin-dependent protein kinase type 1B isoform X2 gives rise to the protein MLLLKKQTEDISSVYEIREKLGSGAFSEVVLAQERGSSHLVALKCIPKKALRGKEALVENEIAVLRRVSHPNIVALEDVHESPSHLYLAMELVTGGELFDRIMERGSYTEKDASHLVGQVLGAVSYLHSLGIVHRDLKPENLLYATPFEDSKIMVSDFGLSKIQAGNMLGTACGTPGYVAPELLEQKPYGKAVDVWALGVISYIFQILRASYEFDSPFWDDISESAKDFIRHLLERDPQKRFTCQQALQHLWISGDAAFDKDILGSVSEQIQKNFARTHWKRAFNATSFLRHIRKLGQSPEGEEASERRMARHSHPGLQSGQPPKW